TCGTTCGTCAGGACGGCGCCGGGACCGACGAAGACGTTGCTCCCGATCGTCGTCTCGGTCGGAACGTAGACGTTCGTCTGGAGACTAACGTGTGAGCCGATCGTCGTTTGGCCGTCGATAACCGTCTTCGTCCCGACGAGCACGTCGTCGCCGATCGTCGTCCCCTCGCGGATCAGGACGTCGTGGCCGGTCGTGAACTCGTTGCCGACGGTTACGTCGCCGTAGACGATCGAACCGGCCCTGATCGTCGCGTCGGCGCCGATTCTGGTCGGTTCGTCGAACTCGCCGTAGTCGACCGTCGCGTCGTCGTCGATCGTACAGCCGTCGTCGGAAACGAATCGACTCACGAGCGCGCACCTCCGTCCGGGGAATCGGTCGTGAGACGTCCCAGAACTCGTCCGCTGTGTCCGTGTTGGTCTATCATAGATACTCGATACCCGTGTGGGCAATCATCCGAATACAGCCGGTAACGAGGCTTTGTTATCCCCGGCCTGACGGGTCCGTAGTCCCGAACTACACCGACACCGAGTGACGCGACGCGGTCCGATATCGATCGGACCTCTCGGAGTCGAACACTGCCTGCAGACCCGGTCAGCTCCCCGAAACCGTTGAGAGGGACGTCAGTCACGAGTCCCAACCGGTACAAATCGGTTTCGGGAGGGTAGACGCGAGATAGTAAAGGGTCACAGCGTGGCACTCGATATTGTGAGTTATCCGACTACACCCGGTTCACGGGCACGGGACTCCGGACCACGAGGGCAGCCATGAGTGAACGAGAACTCAGTCAGGCCGAACTGTTCGACGTCTTCAGCAACGCGCGGCGACGCCAGGCAGTCAGGTACCTGAAACGGCAGGGCGGCGAGTGCGACCTCGCGCCGCTCGTCGAACAGGTTGCCGCCTGGGAGAACGATATCGGAGCCGACGAGGTAACGCGCACACAGCGACGCCGGGTCTATATTTCGTTGTACCAGACCCACCTGCCGATGCTCGAGGATCACGGTATCGTCGACTGGGATCCGGACGCGCACGCGATCGAGCTCATCCCGAGCAACGAGGTGTTCGAGCCGTACCTCGACCGCCGGCTGGATCACCAGCGTCCCTGGCATCAGCTTTACGCGGCGGTCACGGCGCTCGGCGTAATCGGACTCGTCGTCTCGTGGCTCTCCGTCGGACCGGTGACGACCGCCGTCGCACCGCTCGTCGCACTGGCGCTCTGTCTCGCCATCCTCGCGGTGTCCGTCGCGCAACACGTCTCGAGGCGACCCGACCTGCGCCTGCCGTTTGGATCCGCGAGCCGGTAACCTGCCCCTCGAAGCGATTTGGTCGACGGATTCGTCAGGCGGATCCGTTCTTCTCCCGTTGATTACGGTCGAGCGTGACCGCTATTTGAACGAATTTTTATCGGTAGCAACGGGGCTGACAGTGGTCGGCGTCTCTGGTTCTGGTTGTCCCACCCGAACGGATGCGAAAAGAGCCGATTCGCTCGTGTTACCCGTCCGATTCCGGATCGTCGGTGACGGTCACCCAGAAGTAGGTGTCCTCCTCGGCGTTCTCGTTCGTCGGCTCCGTCGGTGGTTCGCCCTCGAAGAGCAGCACGCTGATCCGAACGGTCTCCCCGCTCTCTGCGGCTGGCGTGATCGTCTGGTCACCGGTCCCGGTGGATCCGGCCGAGATGCTCGCCTCGACCTGTCCCAGCTCCGTGCGCTCGACGATCTCTCCGTTCTCGATGACCTGCTCCTGGACGACGATCGTGTACTCTCGGTCGTCGTCGCCGCCGTTCTCGACCGCGATCGTTACGGGAACCGACTCTCCCGGTGCGATCTCGTCGGGCAGTTCACCGGCGACGAGTTCTCCGTTCTCGTCTTCGGTGTAGAGCGATAGCTGATCGTATCCGCCGGTCGACGCCGGCATCAGAAAGGCGAACAGCAGGGCACCGACCGCCAGTACGATCGCCAGCGTAAGGACGATCGACGACACCATCGCGGCACGACTCTCGGTCCCGCGCAGTCGCTCGAGCGGCGATCGCAACGAGACGGAGAACCGTTCCCGTTCGGGCGTCTGCAGCCGTCGGATGACGCCGAGTTGCGCCAGGACGACGGTGACGACCGCGAGGCCGCCCGCGATCGCGGCTG
This DNA window, taken from Natronococcus sp. CG52, encodes the following:
- a CDS encoding DUF1616 domain-containing protein, producing the protein MSHPTNTETRFGFIRRYPFDLAVVSLAAILSYLVVVSFDAGTLPRLLVMFPFALFLPGYALVSVLFPAGERTARQTAPVATDRRPGGIDGTERVGLAFALSLAIGPAVVIALPFAGWGLDPAAIAGGLAVVTVVLAQLGVIRRLQTPERERFSVSLRSPLERLRGTESRAAMVSSIVLTLAIVLAVGALLFAFLMPASTGGYDQLSLYTEDENGELVAGELPDEIAPGESVPVTIAVENGGDDDREYTIVVQEQVIENGEIVERTELGQVEASISAGSTGTGDQTITPAAESGETVRISVLLFEGEPPTEPTNENAEEDTYFWVTVTDDPESDG
- a CDS encoding DUF7344 domain-containing protein, which codes for MSERELSQAELFDVFSNARRRQAVRYLKRQGGECDLAPLVEQVAAWENDIGADEVTRTQRRRVYISLYQTHLPMLEDHGIVDWDPDAHAIELIPSNEVFEPYLDRRLDHQRPWHQLYAAVTALGVIGLVVSWLSVGPVTTAVAPLVALALCLAILAVSVAQHVSRRPDLRLPFGSASR
- a CDS encoding acyltransferase, which codes for MSRFVSDDGCTIDDDATVDYGEFDEPTRIGADATIRAGSIVYGDVTVGNEFTTGHDVLIREGTTIGDDVLVGTKTVIDGQTTIGSHVSLQTNVYVPTETTIGSNVFVGPGAVLTNDEYPVRTDDGLEGPTIEDGASIGANATVLPGVTIGENAFVAAGAVVTEDVPADSLAVGAPAKVQTLPAPLEGPNQLA